One part of the Vogesella sp. LIG4 genome encodes these proteins:
- a CDS encoding phosphate acetyltransferase: protein MTRDEHAFADIIEQARANGPRPMAVAHPCSSEALLGAVEAADHGIATPILIAPRAKLQKLAASLDIDLSRFEVIDVEHSHAAAEQAVALVREGFADMLMKGSLHTDEFMAAVLDRSKGIRTDRRVSHIFVMKVESYPRYLFITDAAINIEPDLEAKRDICQNAIDLCQALGIAQPKVAILSAVETISPKIRSTLDAAALCKMADRGQIKGGVLDGPLAFDNAISHEAADTKGITSPVAGEPDILLVPDLESGNMLAKQLTYLAAAASAGIVMGARVPIVLTSRADDAAGRLASAAVANVLAARHKKA from the coding sequence ATGACCCGCGACGAACACGCTTTTGCCGACATCATCGAACAGGCCAGGGCCAATGGGCCGCGCCCGATGGCGGTGGCGCACCCGTGCAGCAGCGAGGCGCTGCTGGGCGCGGTGGAAGCCGCCGACCACGGCATCGCCACCCCTATCCTGATCGCGCCGCGCGCCAAGCTGCAGAAGTTGGCCGCAAGCCTGGACATCGACCTTTCCCGCTTCGAGGTAATCGACGTGGAGCACAGCCACGCCGCTGCCGAACAGGCGGTGGCGCTGGTGCGCGAAGGCTTTGCCGACATGCTGATGAAGGGTAGCCTGCACACCGACGAATTCATGGCCGCGGTGCTGGACCGCAGCAAGGGCATCCGCACCGACCGCCGCGTCAGCCACATCTTCGTGATGAAGGTGGAAAGCTACCCGCGCTACCTGTTCATCACCGACGCCGCCATCAATATCGAGCCGGACCTGGAAGCCAAGCGCGACATCTGCCAGAACGCCATCGATCTGTGCCAGGCACTGGGCATTGCCCAGCCCAAGGTGGCGATCCTGTCGGCGGTGGAAACCATCAGCCCCAAGATCCGCTCCACGCTGGACGCGGCGGCACTGTGCAAGATGGCGGACCGCGGCCAGATCAAGGGCGGCGTGCTGGACGGCCCGCTGGCCTTCGACAACGCCATCTCGCATGAAGCCGCCGATACCAAGGGCATTACTTCCCCGGTAGCCGGGGAACCGGATATCCTGCTGGTGCCGGATCTGGAATCCGGCAACATGCTGGCCAAGCAGCTGACCTACCTGGCAGCCGCCGCCAGCGCCGGTATCGTGATGGGCGCCCGCGTGCCCATTGTCCTCACCAGCCGGGCCGATGATGCCGCTGGCCGCCTCGCCTCCGCCGCCGTGGCCAACGTACTGGCAGCCCGCCACAAGAAAGCCTGA
- a CDS encoding arylesterase gives MLSVMSALCSGAARRLVPACLLLCTSLAAPAALAARVVVFGDSISAGYGINPAQGWVKLLQDKLGAQHTVINASLSGETTAGGLSRLPAVLQQHRPDVVVLELGGNDGLRGLPLIEMQRNLSSMAQLARSAHARVLLIGMALPPNYGPEYGARFQQVYRDVARQQKAALVPLLVAGFERDLSQFQSDGIHPIASAQPRMVANVLPTLQPLLRRH, from the coding sequence ATGTTGTCCGTCATGTCTGCATTGTGTTCCGGCGCCGCGCGCCGCCTGGTTCCGGCCTGCCTGCTGCTGTGCACCTCCCTGGCCGCCCCCGCGGCGCTGGCGGCCAGGGTGGTGGTGTTCGGCGACAGCATCTCCGCCGGCTACGGCATCAACCCGGCGCAAGGCTGGGTGAAGCTGCTGCAGGACAAGCTGGGGGCACAACACACGGTGATCAATGCCAGCCTGTCCGGCGAAACCACCGCCGGCGGCCTGTCGCGCCTGCCTGCGGTGCTGCAACAGCACCGGCCGGACGTGGTGGTGCTGGAGCTGGGCGGCAACGACGGTCTGCGCGGGCTGCCGCTTATCGAAATGCAGCGCAACCTTTCCAGCATGGCACAACTGGCCAGATCCGCGCATGCCCGCGTACTGCTGATCGGCATGGCACTGCCACCAAACTATGGCCCGGAATACGGCGCCAGGTTCCAGCAGGTGTACCGCGACGTGGCGCGCCAGCAGAAGGCGGCGCTGGTGCCGCTGCTGGTGGCCGGCTTCGAGCGCGACCTCAGCCAGTTCCAGAGTGACGGCATCCACCCGATCGCCAGCGCCCAGCCGCGCATGGTGGCCAATGTGCTGCCCACGCTGCAGCCGCTGCTGCGCCGGCACTGA
- the aspS gene encoding aspartate--tRNA ligase, with product MRTDYCGLIDKKYLGQTVTVKGWAHRRRDHGGVIFIDLRDREGLVQVVIDPDTPEAFQTADSARNEFVLSITGIVRERPAGTANSKMISGEIEILAKEIEILNAAATPPFQIDDENLSENVRLTNRVIDLRRPAMQKNLRLRYKVAMGVRNHLDKQGFIDIETPMLTRSTPEGARDYLVPSRVHPGEFFALPQSPQLFKQLLMVAGFDRYYQITKCFRDEDLRADRQPEFTQIDIETSFLNEDEIMDITENMAQEIFRDVMGVELGKFPRMSYADAMHYYGSDKPDLRVSLQFTELTDVMKSEEFKVFRGAADMANGRVVALRVPGGSGISRKEIDDYTQFVAIYGAKGLAYIKVNDVTKLNEEGLQSPIVKFLSADGIKAIIERTGAQNGDIIFFGADKAKVVNEAIGALRIKIGHERGLEGGYFVKEWRPLWVVDFPMFEHDEEDDRWTACHHPFTSPKPGHEDLMDSNPGACLARAYDMVLNGWEIGGGSVRIHRAEIQEKVFAALKISPEEQQNKFGFLLDNLKFGAPPHGGLAFGLDRLVTLMAGAESIRDVIAFPKTQRAQCLLTNAPNAVDEKQLRELNLRLRQKAEPTA from the coding sequence ATGCGTACCGATTATTGCGGACTCATCGACAAGAAATACCTCGGCCAGACCGTTACGGTAAAAGGCTGGGCCCATCGTCGTCGCGACCATGGCGGCGTGATCTTCATCGACCTGCGCGACCGCGAAGGCCTGGTGCAGGTGGTGATCGATCCGGATACCCCGGAAGCGTTCCAGACCGCCGACAGCGCACGTAACGAATTCGTGCTGTCCATCACCGGCATCGTGCGCGAGCGCCCGGCCGGCACCGCCAACAGCAAGATGATCTCCGGCGAGATCGAGATCCTGGCCAAGGAAATCGAGATCCTGAACGCTGCGGCTACCCCGCCGTTCCAGATCGACGACGAGAACCTGTCCGAGAACGTACGCCTGACCAACCGCGTGATCGACCTGCGCCGCCCGGCGATGCAGAAGAACCTGCGCCTGCGCTACAAAGTGGCCATGGGCGTGCGCAACCACCTGGACAAGCAGGGCTTCATCGACATCGAAACCCCGATGCTGACCCGCTCCACCCCGGAAGGCGCCCGCGACTACCTGGTGCCGTCCCGCGTGCATCCGGGCGAGTTCTTCGCGCTGCCGCAATCGCCGCAGCTGTTCAAGCAGCTGCTGATGGTGGCCGGCTTCGACCGCTACTACCAGATCACCAAGTGCTTCCGTGACGAAGACCTGCGTGCCGACCGCCAGCCGGAATTCACCCAGATCGATATCGAGACCTCGTTCCTGAACGAGGACGAGATCATGGACATCACCGAAAACATGGCGCAGGAGATCTTCCGCGACGTGATGGGCGTGGAGCTGGGCAAGTTCCCGCGCATGAGCTACGCCGACGCCATGCACTACTACGGCTCCGACAAGCCGGACCTGCGCGTGAGCCTGCAGTTCACCGAACTGACCGACGTGATGAAGTCGGAAGAATTCAAGGTGTTCCGCGGCGCCGCCGACATGGCCAACGGCCGCGTGGTAGCCCTGCGCGTACCGGGCGGCTCCGGCATCAGCCGCAAGGAAATCGACGACTACACCCAGTTCGTTGCCATCTACGGCGCCAAGGGCCTGGCCTACATCAAGGTGAACGACGTTACCAAGCTGAACGAGGAGGGCCTGCAGTCCCCGATCGTGAAGTTCCTGTCCGCCGACGGCATCAAGGCCATCATCGAGCGTACCGGCGCGCAGAACGGCGACATCATTTTCTTCGGCGCCGACAAGGCCAAGGTAGTGAACGAAGCCATCGGCGCACTGCGCATCAAGATCGGCCACGAGCGCGGCCTGGAAGGCGGCTACTTCGTGAAGGAATGGCGCCCGCTGTGGGTGGTGGACTTCCCGATGTTCGAGCACGACGAGGAAGACGACCGCTGGACCGCCTGCCACCATCCGTTCACCAGCCCGAAACCGGGCCACGAGGACCTGATGGACAGCAACCCGGGCGCCTGCCTGGCGCGCGCCTACGACATGGTGCTGAACGGTTGGGAAATCGGTGGCGGCTCGGTGCGTATCCACCGCGCCGAGATCCAGGAAAAGGTATTCGCCGCGCTGAAGATTTCGCCGGAAGAGCAGCAGAACAAGTTCGGCTTCCTGCTGGACAACCTGAAGTTCGGTGCACCGCCGCACGGTGGTCTGGCCTTCGGCCTGGACCGTCTGGTGACCCTGATGGCCGGTGCCGAGTCGATCCGCGACGTGATCGCCTTCCCGAAAACCCAGCGCGCCCAGTGTCTGCTGACCAACGCGCCGAACGCGGTGGACGAGAAGCAGCTGCGCGAACTGAACCTGCGTCTGCGCCAGAAGGCCGAGCCGACCGCCTGA
- a CDS encoding peroxiredoxin: protein MAVLVGKQAPFFDGSKAFSAVLGNGEIVDNYSFQQASAGKYAVVFFYPLDFTFVCPSELIAFDHRLAEFKARNVEVIGVSIDSQFTHAAWRNTPVDKGGIGQVGYTLVADIQHDLCKAFDVEADGGVAFRGSFLIDKSGVVQHQVVNNLPLGRNVDEMIRMVDALQFTEEHGEVCPAGWNKGKKGMKPSAEGVASYLAENAASL, encoded by the coding sequence ATGGCCGTACTCGTAGGCAAGCAAGCCCCGTTCTTTGATGGTTCCAAAGCCTTCTCCGCCGTACTCGGCAATGGCGAAATCGTTGACAACTACTCCTTCCAGCAGGCTAGCGCCGGCAAATACGCCGTGGTGTTCTTCTACCCGCTGGACTTCACCTTCGTGTGCCCGTCCGAACTGATCGCCTTCGACCACCGCCTGGCCGAGTTCAAGGCCCGCAACGTGGAAGTGATCGGCGTGTCCATCGACAGCCAGTTCACCCACGCCGCATGGCGCAACACCCCGGTGGACAAGGGCGGCATCGGCCAGGTTGGTTACACCCTGGTAGCCGACATCCAGCACGATCTGTGCAAGGCCTTCGACGTGGAGGCCGACGGTGGCGTGGCCTTCCGTGGCTCCTTCCTGATCGACAAGTCCGGCGTGGTACAGCACCAGGTTGTCAACAACCTGCCGCTGGGCCGCAACGTTGACGAAATGATCCGCATGGTAGACGCCCTGCAGTTCACCGAAGAGCACGGCGAAGTGTGCCCGGCTGGCTGGAACAAGGGCAAGAAAGGCATGAAGCCGTCCGCCGAAGGCGTGGCTTCCTACCTGGCCGAGAACGCCGCTTCCCTGTAA
- the rpsT gene encoding 30S ribosomal protein S20 — protein MANSAQARKRARQALKQRAHNASLRTAFRTAVKKVIKAVEAGDKAAARAVFQASTKVIDRIADKGVFHKNKAARHKSRLSAQVKAMAA, from the coding sequence ATGGCTAACAGCGCACAAGCTCGCAAACGTGCTCGCCAGGCTCTGAAGCAGCGCGCGCACAACGCTAGCCTGCGTACTGCGTTCCGCACTGCCGTTAAGAAAGTCATCAAGGCTGTTGAAGCTGGCGACAAGGCTGCCGCCCGTGCAGTATTCCAGGCTTCCACCAAAGTGATCGACCGTATTGCAGACAAAGGCGTGTTCCACAAGAACAAGGCTGCTCGCCACAAGAGCCGTCTGTCTGCCCAGGTTAAGGCAATGGCTGCCTAA
- the fabI gene encoding enoyl-ACP reductase FabI, whose amino-acid sequence MSQTHLPLAGKRGLIVGIANQNSIAYGCAKVMHELGAEVAITYLNDKAEKYVRPLAEALAAPLVLPLNVENPDELQQVFAAIAETWGQLDFVIHSIAFCPMDDLHGRVTDCSLPGFLQAMQVSCYSFIEMARLAEPLMPQGGTLITMSYYGSDKVVENYNIMGPVKAALESSVRYMAHELGPKGIRVHTVSPGPLKTRAASGIAHFDQLIDSAIERAPQNRLVDIDDVGNVCAFLVSDAARALTGEVTYVDGGFNIMA is encoded by the coding sequence ATGTCCCAAACCCATCTGCCCCTGGCCGGCAAGCGCGGCCTGATCGTCGGCATCGCCAACCAGAACAGCATCGCCTACGGCTGCGCCAAGGTGATGCACGAACTGGGCGCCGAAGTCGCCATCACCTACCTGAACGACAAGGCGGAAAAGTACGTACGCCCGCTGGCCGAAGCGTTGGCCGCACCGCTGGTACTGCCGCTGAACGTGGAAAACCCCGACGAGCTGCAGCAGGTGTTCGCCGCCATCGCCGAAACCTGGGGCCAGCTCGACTTCGTGATCCACTCCATTGCCTTCTGCCCGATGGACGACCTGCACGGCCGCGTCACCGACTGCTCGCTGCCGGGGTTTTTGCAGGCCATGCAGGTGTCGTGCTATTCCTTCATCGAGATGGCCCGCCTGGCCGAGCCGCTGATGCCGCAGGGTGGCACGCTGATCACCATGAGCTACTACGGCTCGGACAAGGTGGTGGAGAACTACAACATCATGGGCCCGGTGAAGGCGGCGCTGGAATCCAGCGTGCGCTACATGGCACACGAGCTTGGCCCCAAGGGCATCCGCGTGCATACCGTATCGCCCGGCCCGCTGAAGACCCGCGCCGCCAGCGGCATCGCCCACTTCGACCAGCTGATCGACAGCGCCATCGAACGGGCGCCGCAGAACCGGCTGGTGGATATCGACGATGTCGGCAACGTCTGCGCCTTCCTGGTATCCGATGCCGCCCGCGCGCTGACCGGCGAGGTCACCTACGTGGATGGCGGCTTCAACATCATGGCCTGA
- a CDS encoding acetate/propionate family kinase, with protein MSKALIAVNAGSATLKFRAYSPDGRTLLARGMVDHFGMEGGVLELDAGSSHQRLTLAGSSRDEAVGAMLNLLADHALQPLAVAHRVVHGGADYHAPVVLTAEVLDDLAALIPLAPLHQPVSLAVMSAFARLDPHLTQIACFDTAFHARQPAIATRFGIARHWHDAGIRRYGFHGLSYASIARHLPELGLADARVVVLHLGSGASACALQAGQSMASSMGFSAADGLMMGSRPGNLDPEVVLYWQEHEGMDVAAVRQELYKKSGLLGVSGGISADMRELLASRDEAAREAVELFCYRAAREVASLATAMRGLDAIVFTAGIGEHSPEIRNRILKQLAWLGFEADLAANLAHATRLTAASSPRHAYVLATDEEGEMARQAAALLAGDVEL; from the coding sequence ATGAGCAAGGCCCTGATCGCCGTCAACGCCGGCTCCGCCACCCTGAAATTCCGTGCCTACTCCCCGGATGGCCGCACGCTGCTGGCGCGCGGCATGGTGGATCACTTCGGCATGGAAGGCGGCGTGCTGGAACTGGATGCCGGCAGCAGCCACCAGCGGCTGACGCTGGCCGGCAGCAGCCGCGACGAGGCGGTCGGCGCCATGCTCAACCTGCTGGCCGACCACGCACTGCAGCCGCTGGCCGTCGCCCACCGCGTGGTGCATGGCGGCGCGGACTATCACGCACCGGTGGTGCTTACCGCCGAGGTGCTGGACGACCTGGCGGCGCTGATTCCACTGGCGCCGCTGCACCAGCCGGTAAGCCTGGCGGTGATGTCGGCCTTTGCCCGCCTGGACCCGCATCTGACGCAGATCGCCTGCTTCGACACCGCCTTCCACGCGCGGCAGCCGGCCATCGCCACCCGTTTCGGCATCGCCCGCCACTGGCACGATGCCGGCATCCGCCGTTACGGCTTTCACGGCCTGTCCTATGCCTCCATCGCCCGCCACCTGCCGGAACTGGGCCTGGCCGACGCCCGCGTGGTAGTGCTGCACCTGGGCAGCGGCGCCAGCGCCTGCGCGCTGCAGGCCGGGCAGAGCATGGCCTCCAGCATGGGCTTTTCCGCCGCGGACGGCCTGATGATGGGCAGCCGCCCCGGCAACCTGGACCCGGAAGTGGTGCTGTACTGGCAGGAACACGAAGGCATGGACGTGGCGGCAGTGCGCCAGGAGCTGTACAAGAAAAGCGGCCTGCTCGGCGTCTCCGGCGGCATTTCCGCCGATATGCGCGAGCTGCTGGCCAGCCGCGACGAGGCGGCGCGCGAGGCGGTGGAGCTGTTCTGCTACCGCGCGGCGCGCGAGGTGGCCTCGCTGGCCACCGCCATGCGCGGGCTGGATGCCATCGTGTTCACCGCCGGCATTGGCGAGCATTCACCGGAAATACGCAACCGCATCCTCAAGCAGCTGGCCTGGCTGGGCTTCGAAGCCGACCTTGCGGCCAACCTTGCGCACGCCACGCGGCTCACCGCCGCCAGCAGCCCGCGCCACGCCTATGTGCTGGCCACCGACGAGGAAGGCGAAATGGCACGCCAGGCCGCGGCCCTGCTGGCTGGCGACGTGGAGCTGTAA
- a CDS encoding DUF502 domain-containing protein: protein MKHIKLTLRGYLVTGVLIWLPVTITLWVLNLIVGTLDQTIMLLPRAWRPESLFGFNIPGLGVVLAIAVLVGTGFMAANVLGQRLLDLWQLILTRTPVVSTIYNSVKQVSDTLLSDSGQAFRKALLVRFPHQDAWTVAFQTGTPNGQLKAELGEEEYVSVYVPTTPNPTSGYFIIVPKRDTRELNMSVDEALKYVISMGVVAPPAPAPAATRAQLSDERN from the coding sequence ATGAAACACATCAAGCTGACTTTGCGCGGCTACCTGGTTACCGGTGTGCTGATCTGGCTGCCGGTGACCATCACGCTGTGGGTGCTGAACCTGATCGTCGGTACGCTGGATCAGACCATCATGCTGCTGCCGCGCGCCTGGCGGCCGGAAAGCCTGTTCGGCTTCAATATTCCGGGGCTGGGCGTGGTGCTGGCGATTGCCGTGCTGGTGGGTACCGGTTTCATGGCGGCCAACGTGCTGGGGCAGCGCCTGCTGGACCTGTGGCAGCTGATCCTGACCCGCACGCCGGTGGTGAGCACCATCTACAACAGCGTGAAGCAGGTCAGCGATACCCTGCTGTCCGATTCCGGCCAGGCCTTCCGCAAGGCGCTGCTGGTGCGTTTCCCGCACCAGGACGCCTGGACGGTGGCGTTCCAGACCGGCACACCCAATGGCCAGCTGAAGGCGGAACTGGGCGAGGAAGAGTACGTGAGCGTCTACGTGCCCACCACGCCCAATCCCACTTCCGGCTACTTCATCATCGTGCCCAAACGCGACACGCGTGAACTGAACATGAGCGTGGACGAAGCGCTGAAATACGTGATTTCGATGGGGGTAGTGGCGCCGCCGGCGCCGGCGCCCGCCGCCACCCGCGCTCAACTGAGCGACGAGCGAAATTGA
- the murJ gene encoding murein biosynthesis integral membrane protein MurJ produces the protein MNLLKALARVSSMTLVSRILGFVRDTITARIFGAGLATDAFFVAFKLPNLLRRIFAEGAFSQAFVPVLAEYKEQRGEEATRVFLAHIAGTLSVVLAVVTALGMLAAPWIIWITAPGFADNQGKMDLTSQLLRITFPYILFISLSSLASSVLNTWNRFSVPAFTPTLLNISFIICSLLLTPYFHPPVLVLGWAVFIGGVAQLLYQLPYLKQLDMLPLPRLDLRDAAVWRVIKKMGPAILGVSIAQVSLVINTIFASFLTSGSVSWMYYADRLMEFPTGVLGVALGTILLPSLSKYAARGDEAREEFSHLLDWGIRLSLLLAVPSSVGLAVLSKPLIATLFMYGKFSALDALMTQRALIAYAVGLTGLIVVKVLAPGFYARQNIKTPVKIGITTLIATQLMNLVFIGPLAHAGLSLSIGLASCLNAGLLYHQLKKHGIYRPDSGWSRFVRQLLIACAVMAGVLIAIQAGFSIDWHGHSWQRALWLMLLVGIGAVAYFGALFAQGLRPQQFMRRVH, from the coding sequence ATGAACTTGCTAAAAGCCCTGGCCAGAGTCAGCAGCATGACCCTGGTATCGCGCATTCTCGGCTTCGTGCGCGACACGATTACCGCGCGCATATTTGGCGCCGGTCTTGCCACCGATGCCTTTTTTGTTGCCTTCAAACTGCCCAACCTGCTGCGCCGCATTTTTGCCGAAGGCGCTTTCTCGCAAGCTTTCGTACCGGTGCTGGCGGAATACAAGGAACAGCGCGGCGAGGAAGCCACCCGCGTATTCCTGGCACACATCGCCGGCACGCTCAGCGTGGTGCTGGCCGTTGTGACGGCACTGGGCATGCTGGCCGCACCGTGGATCATCTGGATCACCGCGCCGGGCTTTGCCGACAACCAGGGCAAGATGGACCTGACCAGCCAGCTGCTGCGCATCACCTTTCCTTACATCCTGTTCATTTCGCTGTCGTCGCTGGCCAGCAGCGTGCTCAACACCTGGAACCGTTTCTCGGTGCCGGCGTTCACCCCCACGCTGCTGAACATCTCCTTCATCATCTGCTCGCTGCTGCTGACGCCGTATTTTCATCCGCCGGTGCTGGTGCTGGGCTGGGCGGTGTTCATCGGCGGCGTGGCGCAGCTGTTGTACCAGCTGCCCTATCTGAAGCAGCTGGACATGCTGCCACTGCCGCGGCTGGATCTGCGCGATGCCGCGGTATGGCGCGTGATCAAGAAAATGGGCCCGGCCATCCTGGGGGTGTCCATCGCCCAGGTGTCGCTGGTGATCAACACCATCTTCGCCTCCTTCCTCACCTCCGGCAGCGTGTCGTGGATGTACTACGCCGACCGGCTGATGGAATTCCCCACCGGTGTGCTGGGCGTGGCGCTGGGCACCATCCTGCTGCCGTCGCTGTCCAAGTACGCCGCCCGTGGTGACGAGGCGCGCGAGGAGTTCAGCCACCTGCTGGACTGGGGCATCCGCCTGTCGCTGCTGCTGGCGGTGCCGTCGTCGGTGGGCCTGGCGGTGCTGTCCAAGCCGCTGATCGCCACCCTGTTCATGTATGGCAAATTCAGCGCGCTGGATGCGCTGATGACGCAGCGCGCGCTGATCGCCTACGCGGTGGGCCTCACCGGCCTGATCGTGGTGAAGGTGCTGGCGCCCGGCTTCTACGCGCGGCAGAACATCAAAACCCCGGTGAAGATCGGCATCACCACGCTGATCGCCACCCAGCTGATGAACCTGGTGTTCATCGGCCCGCTGGCGCATGCCGGCCTGTCGCTGTCCATCGGCCTCGCCTCCTGCCTGAACGCCGGCCTGCTGTACCACCAGCTGAAAAAGCACGGCATCTACCGCCCGGATAGCGGCTGGAGCCGCTTCGTGCGCCAGCTGCTGATCGCCTGCGCGGTAATGGCCGGCGTGCTGATCGCCATCCAGGCCGGCTTCAGCATCGACTGGCACGGCCACAGCTGGCAGCGCGCGCTGTGGCTGATGCTGCTGGTCGGCATCGGCGCAGTGGCCTACTTTGGCGCGCTGTTCGCGCAGGGCCTGCGCCCGCAGCAGTTCATGCGCCGGGTGCACTGA
- a CDS encoding FmdB family zinc ribbon protein has protein sequence MPIYEYRCAACGAQKEHLQKMSDDPIAQCPSCGSGDYAKQLSAAGFQLKGNGWYVTDFKNSSSGPACGSGGCGSGGCA, from the coding sequence ATGCCGATTTACGAATACCGTTGTGCTGCGTGCGGGGCACAAAAAGAGCATCTGCAGAAGATGAGCGATGACCCGATTGCGCAATGTCCGTCCTGCGGCAGTGGCGATTACGCCAAGCAGTTGTCCGCGGCTGGCTTCCAGCTCAAGGGCAACGGCTGGTATGTAACCGACTTCAAGAACAGCAGCAGCGGGCCGGCCTGCGGCAGCGGCGGGTGTGGTAGTGGTGGCTGTGCCTGA